The region GCCGTAGATCGTAGTCGCGCGATCGCACCACCGTAATTTGCTCAGGGACTGCTCCAGCTACCTGTAACTGTGCCACCACGTGGCGTCCCAAAAATCCTGCTCCCCCTGTAACGAGAATTCTTTTTTGACTCAAATCCATGGCTAGTCTGCCTTACTGATCAACTGTCGCTGGGCAATGAGATCCAGCACGGTGTCGGAAGTGGTTTTGGGAGTAGTTCCTTGAATTCCCACGGCATGGAGATCTGCTTCCACCATTAGGGCCACTAGTTCAGGAAATGTAACCGAGGGCTGCCAACCCAATACCGTTTTTGCCTTAGTGGGATCCCCCAAGAGTAGATCCACCTCCGTGGGACGCAGATAGCGGGGGTCAAATTCCACGTAATCCTCCCAGTTCAGATCCACATAGCCAAAGGCCAGCTCGAGAAATTCCCGCACAGAGTGGGTTTCCCCCGTGGCCACCACATAGTCATCGGGTTGCTCCTGTTGCAGCATTAACCACATGGCACGTACATAGTCCTTGGCGTAGCCCCAGTCCCGTTTGGCGTCTAAGTTGCCCAAATAGAGCTTGTTTTGCTGGCCAGCCACAATGCGGGCAACGGCACGGGTAATTTTGCGGGTCACGAATGTTTCACCCCGCCGCGGGCTTTCGTGGTTAAAGAGAATGCCATTACAGGCAAAAAGGTTATAGGCCTCGCGATAATTGACCGTTTGCCAATGGGCATAGACCTTAGCACAGGCATAGGGACTGCGGGGATAAAAGGGCGTGGTTTCCCGCTGCGGTACCTCCTGCACGAGGCCAAACATCTCCGAGGAACCCGCCTGGTAAAACTTCACCTGTTTGCCGGTGCGCTCTTGGTATTCGCGAATGGCCTCTAGGAGCCGCAGGGTTCCCATGGCAACAGTGTCAACGGTATATTGGGGAGCATCAAAGCTTACCCGCACGTGGGATTGCGCCCCCAGATTATAAATTTCATCGGGCTGGCTAAGTTCGATAATGCGCCGCAGGGTGCTGCCATCGGTGAGATCACCATAGTGTAGGCGCAGAGTAGCCCCCTCTTGGTGGGGGTCAACGTAAATGTGGTCAATGCGATCAGTATTAAATGTGGAGGTGCGGCGAATAATGCCATGCACTTCATAGCCTTTCTCCAAGAGCAGCTCACTGAGGTAGGAGCCATCTTGGCCAGTGATGCCCGTGATCAATGCCCGCTTGCGATCGCCCATCCGTTATTGCCTTCCTCCTAAACCTGTGCTTTCTGGATAACCCACCGCCCGCTTTAACGCTGCTAAGGAGCGATTGTAGTTCAAAATAGCTGCCAGCAGATTGCCTTGGGCTTGGGTCAAATTAGCTTCGGCGTTAGTCACTTCCTGTTGAGTCCCCACCCCCGCTTGGAAGCGCAACCGCGCTAGGCGCAGTCCTTCAGTGGCTTGGGTAGCAGCAGTTTGGGCAGTGGCAATGTTTTTCTCATTGGCTTTGAGATTGATGTAGGCTGTTTCCACCTCAAGGCGAATGCTGTTCTTTTGGTTGGCATACTGTTCCTCGGCACTGGCTGCAAGGGCTTCTTGACGAGCTGCACTCGCCCGGGCATTGCCACCCTCAAAGAGGGCTAGTTGCATTTGCAGCCCTACCCCATAGCCAAAGCGAGGGCCTAGATCATCGGTGACTTTGTCCAGCATATTGCCACTGGCAAAGAGGCTGAGTTGAGGGCGGGTAGTAGCTAAGGCCACTTGACGATTGCTCAGGGCAATGCGCCGCCGCAGGAGTTGCTGCTCTAACTCCACACGGTTCTGATAGGCAAGGAGAATACTGTCCTCAAGGGAAAGGGGCCATTCCTCAGCGGGTTTAAC is a window of Thermosynechococcus vestitus BP-1 DNA encoding:
- the gmd gene encoding GDP-mannose 4,6-dehydratase is translated as MGDRKRALITGITGQDGSYLSELLLEKGYEVHGIIRRTSTFNTDRIDHIYVDPHQEGATLRLHYGDLTDGSTLRRIIELSQPDEIYNLGAQSHVRVSFDAPQYTVDTVAMGTLRLLEAIREYQERTGKQVKFYQAGSSEMFGLVQEVPQRETTPFYPRSPYACAKVYAHWQTVNYREAYNLFACNGILFNHESPRRGETFVTRKITRAVARIVAGQQNKLYLGNLDAKRDWGYAKDYVRAMWLMLQQEQPDDYVVATGETHSVREFLELAFGYVDLNWEDYVEFDPRYLRPTEVDLLLGDPTKAKTVLGWQPSVTFPELVALMVEADLHAVGIQGTTPKTTSDTVLDLIAQRQLISKAD